From the Pseudomonas baltica genome, one window contains:
- a CDS encoding O-succinylhomoserine sulfhydrylase: MTQEWDAGRLDSDLEGVSFDTLAVRAGQHRTPEGEHSDPLFFTSSYVFRTAADAAARFAGEVPGNVYSRYTNPTVRSFEERMAALEGAEQAVGFSTGMAAITAIAMGLCSAGDHVLISQSVFGSTISLFDKYFKRFGIEIDYVPLVNLEGWEKAIKPNTKFLFVESPSNPLAELVDIAALADIAHAKGTLLVVDNCFSTPALQQPLKLGADIVVHSATKFIDGQGRCMGGVVAGRAEHMKEMVGVVRTAGASLSPFNAWIFLKGLETLSLRMRQHCANAQTLAEWLEQQDGIEKVHYSGLPSHPQHELAKRQTKGFGGVVSFEVKGGKAGAWRFIDATRLISITANLGDSKTTITHPATTSHGRLSPQEREAAGIRDSLIRVAVGLEDVADLQADLARGLAAL, encoded by the coding sequence ATGACACAGGAATGGGACGCAGGTCGGCTGGACAGTGATCTGGAGGGCGTCTCGTTCGACACCCTCGCAGTGCGCGCCGGCCAGCACCGCACGCCGGAAGGGGAGCATAGCGATCCGCTGTTCTTCACCTCCAGCTACGTTTTCCGCACGGCTGCCGACGCCGCCGCGCGTTTTGCCGGTGAAGTGCCGGGCAACGTCTATTCGCGCTACACCAACCCCACCGTGCGCTCGTTCGAAGAGCGCATGGCGGCTCTGGAAGGCGCCGAGCAGGCAGTGGGCTTCTCCACCGGCATGGCGGCTATCACCGCCATCGCCATGGGCCTGTGCAGCGCTGGCGATCACGTGCTGATCTCGCAAAGCGTGTTCGGCTCGACCATCAGCCTGTTCGACAAATACTTCAAGCGCTTCGGCATCGAGATCGACTACGTGCCGCTGGTCAATCTCGAAGGCTGGGAAAAGGCTATCAAGCCCAACACCAAGTTCCTCTTCGTCGAGTCGCCTTCAAACCCCTTGGCCGAACTGGTGGACATCGCCGCTCTGGCCGATATTGCCCACGCCAAAGGCACGCTGCTGGTCGTCGACAACTGCTTCAGCACGCCGGCCTTGCAGCAGCCGCTGAAGCTGGGCGCCGATATCGTCGTGCACTCGGCCACCAAGTTCATCGATGGCCAGGGCCGTTGCATGGGCGGTGTGGTCGCCGGTCGTGCCGAGCACATGAAAGAAATGGTCGGCGTGGTCCGTACCGCGGGCGCTTCGCTAAGCCCGTTCAACGCCTGGATCTTCCTCAAGGGCCTCGAGACCCTGAGCCTGCGCATGCGTCAGCATTGCGCCAACGCGCAGACGCTGGCCGAGTGGCTGGAACAGCAGGACGGTATCGAGAAGGTCCACTATTCGGGCTTGCCGAGCCATCCGCAGCACGAACTGGCCAAGCGCCAGACCAAAGGTTTTGGCGGCGTGGTGAGTTTCGAGGTCAAGGGTGGCAAGGCGGGCGCGTGGCGCTTCATCGACGCCACGCGGTTGATCTCGATCACCGCCAACCTGGGTGACAGCAAGACCACCATCACTCACCCTGCCACCACTTCCCACGGCCGCTTGTCGCCGCAGGAACGTGAAGCCGCCGGCATCCGTGACAGCCTGATCCGGGTCGCCGTGGGGCTGGAGGACGTCGCCGACCTGCAAGCCGATCTGGCCCGCGGCCTGGCTGCGCTGTGA
- a CDS encoding SPOR domain-containing protein: MALLDNTFKQRMVGALVLIALAVIFLPMLFSRQDEMREVRVDAPAAPKAPVQPQVQVQPVQVPQQQPVAQEPIPEDADIAEEQTSAPLPPAANQNAPVNAPANVPKPTVVAPATASKPSMPIGGAAPSKPAATPAPAPAVATAAKPAAAPSQAPTKIDPNGLPISWSVQLASLSSRDGADNLQKTLRTQGYNAYVRSADGKNRVYVGPLVDRAEAERLRDTLNRQQSLKGFVVRFEPERG; encoded by the coding sequence ATGGCTCTGCTGGATAACACGTTCAAGCAACGGATGGTGGGCGCGCTGGTGTTGATCGCCCTGGCGGTGATCTTCCTGCCGATGCTGTTTTCGCGTCAGGACGAAATGCGCGAAGTGCGTGTCGATGCGCCGGCCGCGCCCAAGGCCCCGGTGCAGCCACAGGTGCAGGTGCAACCGGTGCAGGTGCCGCAGCAGCAACCCGTCGCCCAGGAACCGATCCCGGAAGACGCCGACATCGCCGAGGAGCAGACCAGCGCACCGCTGCCGCCTGCTGCCAACCAGAATGCCCCCGTCAATGCGCCAGCCAATGTGCCGAAGCCGACCGTCGTAGCGCCCGCCACGGCCAGCAAGCCAAGCATGCCTATCGGCGGTGCTGCGCCGAGCAAGCCTGCGGCCACGCCGGCACCGGCACCGGCAGTGGCCACGGCCGCCAAGCCAGCGGCAGCCCCCTCTCAGGCGCCGACCAAGATCGACCCCAATGGCCTGCCCATTAGCTGGTCGGTGCAGTTGGCGAGCCTGTCCTCGCGCGACGGCGCTGACAATCTGCAGAAGACCCTGCGCACCCAGGGCTATAACGCCTATGTGCGTTCGGCCGATGGCAAGAACCGTGTGTACGTCGGCCCATTGGTCGACCGCGCCGAGGCCGAGCGCCTGCGCGATACGCTCAATCGCCAGCAGAGCCTGAAGGGCTTCGTGGTGCGCTTCGAGCCCGAGCGCGGCTAA
- the folC gene encoding bifunctional tetrahydrofolate synthase/dihydrofolate synthase, whose product MIQRGLGEWLAYLEQLHPSAIDMGLERSQHVLDRLQLGALAPRVITVTGTNGKGSTCAFLASLLRAQGLRVGVYSSPHLIRYNERVQIDGTEATDQALCEAFAAIEAVRGDISLTYFEMGTLAAFWLFARAALDAVVLEVGLGGRLDAVNLIDADLSLITSIGIDHSDWLGDSRESVAFEKAGILRQGRPALCGDIDPPQPLLDKIAQLSCPAFIRGRQYDVRIGSDSWAWSGLDGEGARVELLDLPLLDLPMENAALALQAYCLTGLSWDATQLTAALLRTRVTGRLDRRAYQWQGKRINVLLDVGHNPHAAEYLGRRLAGRAPAGQRLAVFGLLTDKDLDGVLAPLVGVVQNWAVTPLPTPRSRPAAQLQEALQNLGASAASYGSVAHALQAQCERATGEDEILLFGSFFCVGEALQWLERNALEVGEHGSAG is encoded by the coding sequence ATGATCCAGCGTGGCCTGGGCGAATGGCTCGCCTATCTCGAGCAGCTGCACCCTTCGGCCATCGACATGGGCCTGGAGCGTTCGCAGCACGTGCTTGATCGATTGCAGCTCGGCGCCTTGGCGCCGCGGGTGATCACCGTCACGGGCACCAACGGCAAGGGCTCGACCTGTGCGTTTCTGGCTTCGCTGCTGCGGGCCCAGGGGCTGCGGGTCGGGGTCTATAGCTCGCCGCACTTGATTCGCTACAACGAGCGGGTGCAGATCGACGGCACCGAAGCGACCGACCAGGCACTGTGCGAAGCCTTTGCTGCCATCGAAGCAGTCCGTGGCGACATCTCCCTGACCTACTTCGAAATGGGCACCCTGGCGGCGTTCTGGCTGTTCGCCCGTGCGGCGCTGGACGCCGTGGTGCTGGAAGTGGGCTTGGGCGGGCGGCTGGATGCGGTCAATCTGATCGACGCCGATCTGTCGCTGATCACCAGTATCGGCATCGACCACAGTGACTGGCTGGGCGACAGCCGTGAATCGGTGGCGTTCGAGAAGGCCGGTATCCTGCGCCAAGGCCGCCCAGCGCTCTGCGGTGATATCGATCCGCCGCAACCCTTGCTCGACAAGATCGCGCAACTGAGCTGCCCGGCGTTTATCCGCGGTCGTCAATACGATGTGCGCATCGGTAGCGATAGCTGGGCCTGGTCGGGGCTGGACGGGGAGGGCGCGCGGGTCGAACTGCTCGACCTGCCGCTGCTTGACCTGCCCATGGAAAACGCCGCATTGGCGTTGCAGGCCTATTGCCTCACAGGCCTTTCCTGGGACGCCACGCAGCTGACCGCCGCATTGCTGCGTACCCGAGTGACCGGGCGCCTGGATCGCCGTGCTTATCAGTGGCAGGGCAAGCGCATCAACGTGCTGCTCGATGTCGGTCACAATCCCCATGCCGCCGAGTATCTGGGCCGTCGCCTGGCAGGGCGCGCGCCTGCTGGCCAGCGCCTGGCCGTGTTCGGCTTGCTGACCGACAAGGATCTCGACGGCGTGCTCGCGCCTTTGGTCGGCGTGGTGCAGAACTGGGCGGTCACGCCCTTGCCGACGCCGCGCAGCCGCCCCGCTGCGCAATTGCAGGAAGCATTGCAGAACCTTGGCGCGTCGGCAGCGTCCTATGGCAGTGTCGCTCACGCGTTGCAGGCTCAGTGCGAGCGTGCGACTGGCGAGGACGAAATCCTCCTGTTCGGATCATTTTTCTGTGTTGGCGAGGCCTTGCAATGGCTTGAGCGCAACGCCCTGGAGGTAGGTGAGCATGGCTCTGCTGGATAA
- the purF gene encoding amidophosphoribosyltransferase has product MCGIVGIVGKSNVNQALYDALTVLQHRGQDAAGIVTSHDGKLFLRKDNGLVRDVFQQRHMQRLVGAMGIGHVRYPTAGSSTSAEAQPFYVNSPYGITLAHNGNLTNVEQLAKEIYESDLRHVNTNSDSEVLLNVFAHELAVRGKLQPTEEDVFAAVTDVHKRCKGGYAVVAMITGYGIVGFRDPHAIRPIVFGQRHTDEGVEYMIASESVSLDVLGFTLIRDLAPGEAVYITEDGKLYTRQCAPNPQYAPCIFEHVYLARPDSIIDGISVYKARLRMGEKLAEKILRERPEHDIDVVIPIPDTSRTAALELANHLGVKFREGFVKNRYIGRTFIMPGQAARKKSVRQKLNAIELEFRGKNVMLVDDSIVRGTTCKQIIQMAREAGAKNVYFCSAAPAVRYPNVYGIDMPSAHELIAHNRSTQDVADLIGADWLIYQDLPDLIDAVGGGKVKIDNFDCAVFDGKYVTGDIDAHYLHKIEQARNDSSKVKTQAVSAIIDLYNN; this is encoded by the coding sequence ATGTGTGGCATCGTCGGTATCGTCGGCAAGTCGAACGTCAATCAGGCGCTGTATGACGCCTTAACCGTTCTCCAGCATCGGGGCCAGGACGCTGCCGGTATTGTAACCAGTCACGATGGCAAGCTGTTCCTGCGCAAGGACAACGGCCTGGTGCGCGACGTCTTCCAGCAGCGCCACATGCAGCGTCTGGTCGGCGCCATGGGCATCGGCCACGTGCGCTATCCAACGGCTGGCAGCTCGACATCCGCCGAAGCGCAGCCGTTCTACGTCAACTCGCCATACGGCATCACCCTGGCGCACAACGGCAACCTGACCAACGTCGAGCAGCTGGCCAAGGAGATCTACGAGTCGGATCTGCGTCACGTCAACACCAACTCCGATTCCGAAGTCCTGCTCAACGTTTTCGCCCATGAACTGGCGGTGCGCGGCAAGCTGCAGCCCACCGAAGAAGACGTGTTCGCTGCCGTCACCGACGTGCACAAGCGCTGCAAGGGCGGTTATGCCGTGGTCGCGATGATCACCGGTTACGGCATCGTCGGTTTCCGCGACCCGCATGCGATACGCCCGATCGTCTTCGGCCAGCGTCATACCGACGAAGGCGTCGAATACATGATCGCCTCCGAAAGCGTCTCGCTGGACGTGCTTGGTTTCACCCTGATCCGCGATCTGGCACCCGGTGAAGCGGTGTACATCACTGAAGACGGCAAGCTCTATACCCGTCAGTGCGCCCCCAACCCGCAGTACGCGCCGTGCATCTTCGAACACGTCTATCTGGCGCGTCCGGACTCGATCATCGACGGCATCTCGGTGTACAAGGCGCGTCTGCGCATGGGCGAGAAGCTGGCCGAGAAAATCCTGCGCGAGCGTCCCGAGCACGACATCGACGTCGTCATCCCTATCCCGGACACCAGCCGTACGGCCGCGCTCGAACTGGCCAACCATCTGGGCGTCAAGTTCCGCGAAGGTTTCGTCAAGAACCGCTACATCGGCCGGACCTTCATCATGCCGGGCCAGGCCGCGCGGAAAAAATCCGTACGCCAGAAGCTCAACGCCATCGAGCTGGAATTTCGCGGCAAGAACGTGATGCTGGTGGACGACTCCATCGTGCGCGGCACCACCTGCAAGCAGATCATCCAGATGGCCCGCGAAGCCGGCGCCAAGAATGTCTACTTCTGCTCGGCCGCTCCGGCGGTACGCTACCCGAACGTCTACGGCATCGACATGCCGAGTGCGCACGAACTCATTGCGCACAACCGCAGCACCCAGGACGTCGCTGACCTGATCGGCGCCGACTGGCTCATCTACCAGGACCTGCCAGACCTGATCGACGCGGTCGGCGGTGGCAAGGTCAAGATCGACAATTTCGATTGCGCGGTGTTCGACGGCAAGTACGTGACCGGTGACATCGATGCGCATTACCTGCACAAGATCGAGCAGGCGCGCAACGATTCCTCCAAGGTCAAGACCCAAGCTGTGAGCGCGATCATCGATCTGTACAACAACTAA
- the truA gene encoding tRNA pseudouridine(38-40) synthase TruA, with protein MEFIDNSAAERAADGFFRIALGVEYKGSRYSGWQRQASGVKTVQETLEKALSKVADSPVSLMCAGRTDAGVHACGQVVHFDTQAERSLKAWVMGANINLPHDVSVSWARVMPADFHARFKAIARRYRYVIYNDQIRPAHLNEEITWNHRPLDVTRMAEAAEALVGSHDFSAFRAGQCQAKSPIKKVHHLRVTQHGKMIVIDIRANAFLHHMVRNIAGVLMTIGAGERPVDWAREVLESRIRRTGGVTAHPFGLYLVQVEYHDCFPLPERYIGPHFLTGFETLPG; from the coding sequence GTGGAATTCATCGACAACTCAGCCGCCGAACGGGCGGCTGACGGCTTTTTCAGAATCGCGCTTGGCGTGGAATACAAAGGCTCGCGCTACAGCGGCTGGCAGCGCCAGGCCTCAGGCGTGAAAACCGTGCAGGAAACCCTCGAGAAGGCGCTGTCCAAGGTCGCCGACTCGCCGGTCTCCTTGATGTGCGCCGGGCGTACCGACGCCGGGGTGCATGCCTGTGGCCAAGTGGTGCATTTCGACACCCAGGCCGAGCGCAGCCTCAAGGCCTGGGTGATGGGCGCCAACATCAATTTGCCCCACGACGTCAGCGTCAGCTGGGCGCGGGTCATGCCGGCGGATTTCCATGCGCGCTTCAAGGCCATCGCCCGGCGATATCGCTATGTGATCTACAACGACCAGATCCGCCCGGCGCATCTGAATGAAGAGATCACCTGGAACCACCGCCCCCTCGACGTGACGCGCATGGCCGAAGCCGCCGAGGCCCTGGTCGGCAGCCATGACTTCAGCGCTTTTCGTGCCGGTCAGTGCCAGGCCAAGTCGCCGATCAAGAAAGTCCACCACCTGCGGGTCACCCAGCACGGCAAGATGATCGTCATCGATATTCGCGCCAACGCCTTCCTGCATCACATGGTGCGCAACATCGCCGGGGTGCTGATGACCATCGGTGCCGGCGAGCGCCCGGTCGACTGGGCGCGAGAAGTGCTGGAAAGCCGCATCCGCCGTACCGGTGGGGTCACGGCGCATCCGTTTGGCCTGTATCTGGTGCAAGTGGAGTACCACGACTGCTTCCCGCTGCCGGAGCGCTACATCGGCCCGCACTTCCTGACGGGCTTCGAAACACTCCCGGGCTGA
- the accD gene encoding acetyl-CoA carboxylase, carboxyltransferase subunit beta, protein MSNWLVDKLIPSIMRSEVKKSSVPEGLWHKCPSCEAVLYRPELEKTLDVCPKCNHHMRIGARARLDIFLDADGRNELGADLEPVDRLKFRDGKKYKDRLIAAQKQTGEKDALISMSGTLLGMPVVCSAFEFSFMGGSMGAIVGERFVRAANYALENRCPMICFAASGGARMQEALISLMQMAKTSAVLARLREEGIPFISVLTDPVYGGVSASLAMLGDVIVGEPKALIGFAGPRVIEQTVREKLPEGFQRSEFLLEHGAIDMIVHRQELRPRLGSLLAQMMGLPTPVYVAAPIEPIVVPPVPANV, encoded by the coding sequence ATGAGCAACTGGTTGGTAGACAAACTGATCCCTTCGATCATGCGGTCCGAGGTGAAAAAGAGCTCGGTTCCTGAAGGCCTGTGGCACAAATGCCCGTCCTGCGAAGCGGTGCTGTATCGTCCGGAGCTGGAAAAGACCCTGGACGTTTGCCCCAAGTGCAACCACCACATGCGCATCGGCGCGCGTGCACGCTTGGATATCTTCCTCGACGCCGACGGCCGTAACGAGCTGGGTGCCGATCTGGAGCCGGTCGACCGCTTGAAGTTTCGCGACGGCAAGAAGTACAAGGACCGCCTGATCGCCGCGCAAAAGCAGACCGGCGAAAAAGACGCCCTCATCTCCATGAGCGGTACGCTGCTGGGCATGCCAGTGGTGTGCAGCGCCTTTGAATTCTCGTTCATGGGCGGTTCCATGGGCGCCATCGTTGGCGAGCGTTTCGTACGTGCTGCCAACTATGCGTTGGAAAATCGCTGCCCGATGATCTGCTTCGCCGCCTCCGGCGGTGCACGCATGCAGGAAGCGCTGATCTCGCTGATGCAGATGGCCAAGACCTCCGCCGTGCTGGCGCGCCTGCGCGAAGAAGGCATTCCGTTCATCTCGGTATTGACCGACCCGGTCTACGGCGGCGTTTCCGCCAGCCTGGCGATGCTCGGCGATGTGATCGTCGGTGAGCCGAAAGCCCTGATCGGCTTCGCCGGCCCGCGCGTGATCGAACAGACCGTGCGGGAAAAACTGCCCGAAGGCTTCCAGCGCAGCGAATTCCTGCTGGAGCACGGCGCCATCGACATGATCGTTCACCGTCAGGAACTGCGCCCACGCCTGGGCAGCCTGCTGGCACAGATGATGGGCCTGCCGACTCCGGTCTATGTCGCCGCGCCTATCGAACCGATCGTCGTACCGCCGGTGCCTGCCAACGTATGA
- a CDS encoding CvpA family protein — protein sequence MPFTYVDWAIIAIIAISALISLSRGFVKEALSLVTWIIAGAVAWMFGGGLAQYFEPYIQTPSARVIAGCAILFVATLIVGAMVNYLISELVRVTGLSGTDRFLGMVFGAARGGLLVVVAAGLLSLGPVQQDPWWQQSQLLPKFLLVADWSKNLILGMTSQWLASGISSPVDLPFKDHLLPSVTKGQ from the coding sequence GTGCCATTTACCTACGTCGATTGGGCGATTATTGCGATAATCGCCATCTCCGCGTTGATCAGTCTGAGCCGAGGCTTCGTCAAAGAGGCCCTGTCGCTGGTCACGTGGATCATCGCCGGTGCGGTGGCGTGGATGTTCGGTGGCGGTCTGGCTCAGTATTTCGAGCCCTATATCCAGACGCCTTCAGCCCGTGTGATTGCCGGGTGCGCCATTCTTTTCGTCGCCACGTTGATTGTCGGGGCGATGGTCAACTATCTGATCAGCGAACTGGTTCGTGTCACCGGCCTGTCCGGGACCGACCGTTTTCTGGGCATGGTCTTCGGCGCGGCGCGCGGGGGCCTGCTGGTCGTGGTCGCGGCCGGGCTGTTGAGCCTGGGCCCGGTACAACAGGATCCATGGTGGCAACAATCGCAGTTGCTGCCCAAGTTTTTATTGGTCGCCGACTGGTCGAAAAACCTCATTCTGGGGATGACCAGCCAGTGGCTCGCCAGCGGAATCAGCTCACCAGTTGATCTTCCGTTCAAGGATCACCTCTTGCCGTCCGTCACCAAAGGGCAGTAA
- a CDS encoding SDR family oxidoreductase gives MIDFAPAERGHNGRVALVTGAARGIGLGIAAWLISEQWQVVLTDLDRVRGPKVAQALGENALFIAMDVADEAQVAAGVAQVLGQFGRLDALVCNAAIADPHNTTLESLDIAHWNRIMAVNLGGPMLLAKHCAPYLRARCGAIVNLTSTRARQSEPDTEAYAASKGGLVALTHALAISLGPEIRVNAVSPGWIDARDAVVRRAEPLSDSDHAQHPTGRVGTVEDVAGMVAWLLSRQAGFVTGQEFVVDGGMSRKMIYQP, from the coding sequence GTGATCGATTTCGCTCCCGCCGAGCGCGGTCACAATGGCCGCGTCGCGTTGGTGACGGGTGCGGCACGGGGTATCGGCCTGGGCATCGCTGCCTGGCTGATCAGCGAGCAATGGCAAGTGGTGCTCACCGACCTTGACCGTGTGCGCGGCCCCAAGGTCGCCCAGGCGCTGGGCGAGAATGCCTTGTTCATCGCCATGGACGTCGCCGACGAGGCCCAGGTGGCCGCAGGCGTCGCCCAGGTGCTGGGCCAGTTCGGGCGCCTGGATGCGCTGGTGTGCAACGCGGCCATCGCCGATCCGCACAACACCACCCTCGAATCCCTGGATATCGCCCATTGGAACCGCATCATGGCGGTCAACCTCGGCGGCCCGATGCTCTTGGCCAAACACTGCGCGCCGTATCTGCGGGCGCGGTGTGGGGCGATCGTCAATCTGACGTCCACCCGCGCGCGGCAATCGGAGCCTGATACCGAGGCCTACGCGGCGAGCAAGGGCGGACTGGTGGCACTCACCCACGCGCTGGCCATCAGCCTGGGGCCGGAGATTCGCGTCAATGCCGTGAGCCCTGGCTGGATCGACGCCCGGGATGCCGTGGTAAGGCGTGCCGAGCCTCTCAGCGACAGTGATCACGCGCAGCACCCGACGGGGCGTGTGGGCACGGTCGAGGACGTTGCCGGGATGGTCGCATGGCTGCTGTCGCGTCAGGCCGGTTTTGTCACTGGGCAGGAATTTGTCGTCGACGGTGGCATGTCGCGCAAGATGATCTATCAGCCCTGA
- a CDS encoding phosphoribosylanthranilate isomerase, protein MSAVRSKICGITRIEDALAAAEAGADAIGLVFYAKSPRAVTAVQAREIVAALPPFVTTVGLFVNASRCELNEILEVVPLDLLQFHGDETPADCEGYHRPWIKALRVRPGDDLEAACKLYHGAQGILLDTFVAGVPGGTGEAFDWSLVPEHLSKPIILAGGLSAANVGEAIARVKPYAVDVSGGVEAAKGIKDHDKIEAFMAAVKGARSHREKSVTAGQ, encoded by the coding sequence ATGTCCGCCGTTCGCAGCAAAATCTGCGGTATTACCCGCATAGAGGACGCACTGGCCGCTGCCGAGGCTGGCGCCGACGCCATTGGCCTGGTGTTCTACGCCAAGAGCCCGCGGGCGGTCACGGCGGTGCAGGCGCGCGAGATCGTCGCTGCGCTGCCGCCCTTCGTGACCACGGTGGGCCTGTTCGTCAACGCCAGCCGCTGCGAGCTCAACGAAATCCTCGAGGTGGTGCCGCTCGATCTGCTGCAGTTCCATGGCGATGAAACCCCGGCCGATTGCGAGGGCTATCATCGCCCCTGGATCAAGGCGCTGCGGGTGCGCCCGGGGGACGATCTGGAGGCCGCCTGCAAGCTGTACCATGGCGCGCAGGGCATTTTGCTCGACACCTTCGTGGCCGGCGTGCCCGGCGGCACGGGTGAGGCGTTCGACTGGTCGCTGGTACCCGAGCACCTGAGCAAGCCGATCATCCTGGCGGGGGGACTCTCGGCGGCTAACGTCGGTGAGGCGATCGCTCGGGTCAAACCTTATGCGGTGGATGTCAGCGGCGGGGTGGAGGCTGCGAAGGGCATCAAGGATCACGACAAGATCGAGGCCTTCATGGCTGCAGTAAAGGGCGCCCGCTCCCACAGGGAAAAGAGTGTGACGGCTGGCCAGTAG